In Gambusia affinis linkage group LG06, SWU_Gaff_1.0, whole genome shotgun sequence, one DNA window encodes the following:
- the sars2 gene encoding serine--tRNA ligase, mitochondrial translates to MRNMATCISLVSRVRGVALTVLQPIGRQLFSRRRGCGVVPRRLRHGVRSSLYEHVREGYSDKPELDMGAVCEETDKVITNVENRKGNLRGDDVRKIVTVWQALQAVRTEILELEEEKRCISETVRTLVNQKDKKVLANLPEYTQALQKGRDIRNRLNQLYLRDTELEQEHYSHALRLPNNTHPDVPVGDESQARVVELVGKKAEFDFKPRGHVELGEALGLIRQRHLSHVSGHRSYYLRGAGAKLQIALQNFALDTLQRRGFVPMVVPDMLKAVVFEGCGMQPNAHLSQVYSLDPARFPDLNLAGTGEVGVAGYFMDHAINWKDLPVRTVCSSTCYRAETDTGRETWGLYRVHHFNKVEMFGVTANETGQESSQLLEEFVSLQKEMFSALELHYRVLDMPTEELGLPAYRKYDIEVWMPGRNSYGEVSSASNCTDYQSRRLNILYEREGGSLQYAHTVNATACAIPRMIISILETHQTKDGTVCVPQALQPYLGLEVIEQPKYTPLKYIGPNQHSRPPRPGPNAR, encoded by the exons ATGAGAAACATGGCGACCTGCATCAGTTTGGTTTCAAGAGTTAGAGGCGTCGCTCTGACAGTATTACAACCGATAGGCAGGCAGTTGTTTTCAAGGCGGAGGGGCTGCGGTGTTGTCCCGCGTCGCCTCCGGCATGGAGTCCGCAGCAGTCTGTACGAGCATGTCCGTGAAGGCTACAGCGACAAGCCCGAGCTGGACATGGGAGCAGTGTGTGAGGAGACCGACAAAGTCATTACTAATGTGGAGAACAGGAAGGGCAATCTACGAGGGGACGATGTCAGGAAAATT GTGACAGTGTGGCAGGCGCTCCAAGCTGTGAGAACAGAAATCCTTGAGTTGGAAGAGGAGAAAAGATGCATCAGTGAGACAGTCAGAACTCTTGTG AACCAAAAAGACAAGAAGGTCCTCGCTAAT cttCCAGAGTACACCCAGGCCCTGCAGAAGGGCCGCGACATCCGCAACAGACTGAACCAGCTCTACCTTAGAGACACCGAACTGGAACAGGAGCATTACAGCCACGCGCTCCGACTGCCCAACAACACACACCCTGATGTG ccagtTGGAGATGAGAGCCAGGCTAGGGTGGTGGAGTTGGTTGGAAAGAAAGCAG AATTTGACTTTAAGCCTAGAGGCCACGTGGAGCTCGGTGAGGCGTTGGGCCTCATCAGGCAGAG GCATTTGTCTCACGTCTCCGGCCATCGGTCCTACTATTTGAGAGGAGCGGGAGCCAAACTTCAAATTGCACTCCAGAACTTTGCTCTCGACACGTTGCAGCGACGG gGCTTCGTTCCCATGGTTGTGCCGGACATGCTGAAGGCGGTGGTGTTT GAGGGTTGTGGGATGCAGCCGAACGCCCACCTCTCTCAGGTCTACTCTTTGGACCCGGCACGTTTCCCAGACCTCAACCTGGCTGGGACAGGCGAGGTCGGGGTGGCAG GTTATTTCATGGATCATGCAATAAATTGGAAGGACCTGCCAGTCAG GACTGTGTGCAGCAGCACCTGCTATAGGGCCGAGACGGATACCGGCAGAGAGACGTGGGGACTTTACAGAGTTCATCACTTCAATAAG GTTGAGATGTTTGGAGTGACGGCTAATGAGACAGGACAGGAGAGCTCACAGCTGCTGGAGGAGTTTGTCTCCTTGCAGAAGGAGATGTTTTCTGCGTTGGAGCTTCACTACAG AGTGCTGGACATGCCCACTGAGGAGCTGGGCCTTCCCGCCTACAGGAAATATGACATCGAAGTGTGGATGCCAGGGAGGAACAGCTATGGAGAG GTTTCCAGCGCTTCCAACTGTACGGATTATCAGAGCAGACGCCTCAACATCCTGTATGAGAGGGAGGGCGGCAGTCTGCAGTATGCCCACACA GTGAACGCTACAGCGTGTGCAATTCCTCGAATGATTATTTCCATCCTGGAGACTCATCAGACCAAA GATGGAACCGTGTGTGTTCCTCAAGCCCTGCAGCCTTATCTGGGTCTGGAAGTGATAGAGCAGCCAAAGTACACTCCTCTGAAATACATTGGACCCAACCAGCACAGTCGGCCACCCAGGCCTGGTCCTAATGCCAGATGA